Genomic DNA from Canis lupus dingo isolate Sandy chromosome 32, ASM325472v2, whole genome shotgun sequence:
AAATAAACTGTACTAAAATCCAGGATCTGCTTCTAGGGGAACCCAAATAAAACAGGTATTTTCAGCTTAGTGATGAAGatgcagaggaaaataaataattttaatatattttagtaatgTACTGATAGAGAAAGGCATAGGAGACTGTGAGAGCACAGAGAAAGGTCATGGATAGTTCTTGATAAAGCTAACTACTCTATTGGAAAAGCATCATTGTAAAGAATCTCACCCCTTGGTATTCTCCAGGTTCACTGGCATCCACATTTCCATTCTcacgtgctctttctctttctctttcttcttcatatttGAGGTGATAGGAAATAGACTGAGATCTTTCGGCCTCTATGAAGGCCTCACTTGGGATGAATTCGTAGTCATCACTTGCATCGTGTCTGGgctcatcatcaccatcatcattagcTCCATGATTTCTAGGCATGATGTTACCATCTTCGGTAGGCTTCACAAGCAGAGCCTCAGAAACAGTCTTTTTATCTATCTCCTCATGGTCGCTGATAACTTCAGGTTTTTCTTCTTGGCTTTGCCATTCAGGATCTTGattgtgtttattaatttttgatgCAGTTTCATCTTCCATTTCTGCATTGGAACTATCCTCTTCTTGTTCTTGGTTACCCTGCTCAGATTCATCTTTCTGCATCTTGCTTACTTGAGTTGGTTGATTGGACTCTTCCAAAACATCATCAGATTGGGTATGGTCTTCCTCCTCCTTGATGTTAGAATGTTCCTTGGGAaacattctctccctttcttggtTATTGCTGTGGGTACCAACTTCACCTGggtcttcttccccttccccttctccattGGGAATATTTGAGTCCTGCTCTTCGTTTCCTTGATCACTTACATCTTGGCTATGCTTGTTGCTCTTGTTCAGCTGAGGATGTAAATCATTTATTggttgttcttgttctttttctgtttttgtgatgCTTTCTTGATGGTTAGGATCTACAATGGAACTAATATTAGGAGCAAGGAGATCAATGTTCTctgagagttttttgttttgaggCTCACCCATATCTTCTTTTAGGTCCAATGTACGTTCAGATGGCATATACTCCAAATTCTCACTTAAGTcactttcactttcttcttcatCCTGTAATCCAAGCTCTTGGCTGTAACTCTGCCCCTGATCTGCTGACTCGTCATGATTTTCCTCCTTTGACTTTAGTACAGAAGATTTTTcagccttaaaagaaaagaagtttgcttttgaaacaaattataatggaatatttgcATCATATTTATAATTCACAAGCCAATacctaatatttattattctttttcttcacatagtATCAGGCAAACCCCTATAGGACATTCTGTATATTCTATAACTACAAGTTTAACCTGAATATGAATTTTGTGAACTGACAGGATTATATAGCACCTTGGTCGAAGGTGTAAAACTCGCTAATTCTCACAGTTTTTTTCTGGTGATTGGAGACAGTTGATGTgatcatcatcttttaaaaattaagctgaGATGAGTGAGAATGAGGTAAAttggaaacttttaaaattataatggtGTAACCATGTTACTTTTACCTCATGGTTGGGATGGTCTATAGATACTgcaatttccttttcattttctgcatCTTCAACCCCTAACACGGGGATTGCAGTGTTGTTAGGTGTTACTAATATTTCAGCTTGTTGGATGGAACTCAAAGAATCAGCAGTTGGTTTGGAATGATCAGACAGGAACCTTGCATTTGtctgaaaaaattagaaattggcCCATGTTATTCATGTCTAGAtgttaatgtttaaaatttctagttactcttttattatcattattagtaGCAATACGCCTCATACATAATATCACTTAAAAGATagtctcaaaaatttttaagaatacaaaCAAATGTCCAGATTATAATGTTAAATTAAAACAGAATCccaaacatatttaagaaaaagttatATATGCAGAGACAGGAAACAGAGCAATAATAAAGTCTTCTTTGagagttttagaattattttctgtgcttttcaaacttttaaaaaacatccatACTTTATAATTATGAGAACTGTTGCTTAGCAGAAAGTCAAATTAGCCAAAGGATATAATACTGTACATTTTCTTAGGTTAACTTTTAAGTACTCACTGATGATTACAGAAAaggtataaatttttatttaatatttgtttattttcttggcAGTAGCAGCCTTATATCCATCAAAAAATCTCATAATATCTTATACAAAGATAATTAAATGTAGAACTAATTCAAAAATTGTGTGAAACAGTACACTAATTCTGATAGAGAAGAACAACTATGGAGTATTATTTCAACTAGAGGGATGGCTCTATTTCTAGCAAGACTGAAGGCAGTGATAAATGACTGAGAAGTTTAACAACTGGATTTAGAGATAAGAGATCTCTCTTTAAGCCTTGACTCTGCTATTAACTATCTACCTGTCATTTGACAAATTGTGAATCTATCAAGGTGAAGTTGAGTAGAAATATCAAGATAAgtttatgcatatataatatataatagtttGTGAATTGTTAAGTTACCCCAATGAAAAATGACTATTGCTAGCAGTCATATGATACAGTGGTAACACTATGAACTGTCCGATACCATAAGCAGGTATTTACCACAAATCTTTATTAGACAGATGCTATGGATGCTCAGATGTCAGGCAAATCTTGGCGTAAGTACAAAATTCAGATTCTATTTGCACTGATTTGACTTTATTAGCACATTCTGTTGTATCAATTACTTAATATAAGGAAAGACATGGAGTACAGGACTCATTTTAGATACTGTTTGTTCTCTTGCTTCTGATCACCTTCTCAATTAAAAGGAGTAATGGCATTtgaaaaaatttccaaagaagCGATTtataagagggaaagaaaaaaggaacagtgGCCAGTCTGGCAGGTTGCCGGCAGGGGCATCATGGGAAGCAATGAATGGAGGAGATTATAGGCTTATTAGTAGAGaactgctccctctctctgcagcctttttcctctgctttgaCTCCTCAAGCTGGAAGAAATGCACAAAAAGCATGGcagcttttcttctttcagaaattttctcAGATCAAATTCtggtttattattattcccaCAGCTATAGCCTCTggaaatttgtgtggaatctcCTACCCACACGAAACCACTTACTTCTTTAGAATTTAGGCAAGTGAGGAAAATGATACAAGATTTTTAATAGGTAAACCCAGTGAGAAGATATTTAGCTTTTTGGCTTTTGATTGGATCCACGTAACAAATTGTCCTAAAGAGAAaatgtctaaaatgtgtctctatGTAGATGTATTATTCTAACATTTGGTTGAAAGACAGTTTTGATGCCTGTTTACATAGTGGCAACAGCCGCAAGGGCAAAATACACTTTAAGGAGAAAACAATGGGTTTGTGGAAGCTTCTTTCTGTGCTGAACGTAATTTATCCCACTTTTGTAATTTCAGAGGACAATGTATAATTTCAGCTGGAGTAGCTCCAGCTAGTTAAGCATAATTCCTAGCAGTGTTGTcataaattctgttttctaaGAACTGCTTGGTCTGGGTGGCATGATGTTTATCTTTGCTGACACATCTGTCAACCAAATGTTCGCCACCAGCTATCCAAAAAGCAAGGACAGAATCCTGGACATagtagagaatgagaaagaaaagggatga
This window encodes:
- the SPARCL1 gene encoding SPARC-like protein 1 isoform X1 is translated as MKTVLFFLYILGTAAAIPTNARFLSDHSKPTADSLSSIQQAEILVTPNNTAIPVLGVEDAENEKEIAVSIDHPNHEAEKSSVLKSKEENHDESADQGQSYSQELGLQDEEESESDLSENLEYMPSERTLDLKEDMGEPQNKKLSENIDLLAPNISSIVDPNHQESITKTEKEQEQPINDLHPQLNKSNKHSQDVSDQGNEEQDSNIPNGEGEGEEDPGEVGTHSNNQERERMFPKEHSNIKEEEDHTQSDDVLEESNQPTQVSKMQKDESEQGNQEQEEDSSNAEMEDETASKINKHNQDPEWQSQEEKPEVISDHEEIDKKTVSEALLVKPTEDGNIMPRNHGANDDGDDEPRHDASDDYEFIPSEAFIEAERSQSISYHLKYEEERERERARENGNVDASEPGEYQGAKKAESSPNEDESSYENNRMVHDIDSCMNFQCKRGHICKADQQGKPHCVCQDSVTCPPTKLLDQVCGTDNQTYASSCHLFATKCKLEGTKKGHQLQLDYFGACKSIPICTDFEVTQFPLRMRDWLKNILMQLYEQNPEHAGYLNEKQRNKVKKIYLDEKRLLAGDHSIDLLLRDFKKNYHMYVYPVHWQFGELDQHPMDRVLTHSELAPLRASLVPMEHCITRFFEECDPNKDKHITLEEWGHCFGIKEEDIDENLLF
- the SPARCL1 gene encoding SPARC-like protein 1 isoform X2, whose product is MKTVLFFLYILGTAAAIPAEKSSVLKSKEENHDESADQGQSYSQELGLQDEEESESDLSENLEYMPSERTLDLKEDMGEPQNKKLSENIDLLAPNISSIVDPNHQESITKTEKEQEQPINDLHPQLNKSNKHSQDVSDQGNEEQDSNIPNGEGEGEEDPGEVGTHSNNQERERMFPKEHSNIKEEEDHTQSDDVLEESNQPTQVSKMQKDESEQGNQEQEEDSSNAEMEDETASKINKHNQDPEWQSQEEKPEVISDHEEIDKKTVSEALLVKPTEDGNIMPRNHGANDDGDDEPRHDASDDYEFIPSEAFIEAERSQSISYHLKYEEERERERARENGNVDASEPGEYQGAKKAESSPNEDESSYENNRMVHDIDSCMNFQCKRGHICKADQQGKPHCVCQDSVTCPPTKLLDQVCGTDNQTYASSCHLFATKCKLEGTKKGHQLQLDYFGACKSIPICTDFEVTQFPLRMRDWLKNILMQLYEQNPEHAGYLNEKQRNKVKKIYLDEKRLLAGDHSIDLLLRDFKKNYHMYVYPVHWQFGELDQHPMDRVLTHSELAPLRASLVPMEHCITRFFEECDPNKDKHITLEEWGHCFGIKEEDIDENLLF